Proteins from a genomic interval of Bifidobacterium longum subsp. infantis ATCC 15697 = JCM 1222 = DSM 20088:
- a CDS encoding single-stranded DNA-binding protein, with protein sequence MAGETTLTIVGNLTADPEIRTIGTGATVANFTVASTPHVWNRQTNQYEDGQTLFMCCSAWRDLAAHIAQSLKKGVRVIVTGRLLQRSYQAQDGVNRTIVELQVDEIGPSLRYAVAAVAKQSKPNGFQNNQQGQQSYSGGSTYGNPQQSGWQQAAPQPAANDPFGQPQQPQSQEQDPWASSQPAPPADGPDDPEF encoded by the coding sequence ATGGCCGGAGAGACGACGCTCACCATTGTGGGCAACCTGACGGCGGACCCGGAAATCCGCACGATCGGCACCGGGGCGACGGTCGCGAATTTCACGGTCGCTTCCACGCCGCACGTATGGAACCGTCAGACGAACCAGTACGAGGACGGTCAAACCCTGTTCATGTGCTGCAGCGCATGGCGCGACCTCGCCGCCCACATCGCCCAATCGTTGAAGAAGGGCGTGCGCGTGATCGTGACGGGCCGTCTGTTACAGCGCTCCTACCAGGCGCAGGACGGGGTGAACCGCACGATCGTGGAACTGCAGGTGGACGAGATAGGCCCGAGCCTGCGTTACGCGGTCGCGGCAGTGGCCAAGCAGTCCAAGCCCAACGGCTTCCAAAACAACCAACAGGGTCAGCAGTCGTATTCGGGTGGCTCCACGTACGGCAATCCGCAACAGTCGGGCTGGCAGCAGGCCGCGCCGCAACCAGCCGCCAACGACCCGTTCGGCCAACCGCAACAACCGCAATCGCAGGAGCAGGATCCGTGGGCCTCCAGCCAGCCCGCTCCTCCGGCCGATGGGCCGGACGACCCGGAATTCTAA
- a CDS encoding ImmA/IrrE family metallo-endopeptidase has translation MTINIEQEARRYARIVVTAMQSGYQGLYDARTETIYIADNLTPTQYRCVLAHEVSHAKHQDKGGHSDRYTEQRADVEAARMLISQADYVTAEILYGNDECAIARELNVMPWVIRAYKNWLHDSALLER, from the coding sequence ATGACGATAAACATAGAACAGGAAGCCAGGCGGTACGCCCGAATCGTAGTGACTGCGATGCAATCCGGTTATCAAGGTCTATATGACGCGCGCACTGAAACCATCTACATAGCGGACAATCTCACGCCGACGCAATACCGATGCGTACTTGCCCACGAAGTAAGCCACGCGAAACACCAAGATAAAGGAGGACACTCGGACCGATATACAGAACAACGCGCAGACGTGGAGGCTGCTCGAATGCTCATAAGCCAAGCCGACTACGTTACTGCCGAAATCCTATACGGCAACGACGAATGCGCGATAGCAAGAGAATTAAACGTCATGCCCTGGGTAATCCGGGCATACAAAAACTGGCTGCACGACAGTGCTCTACTAGAAAGGTGA
- a CDS encoding ParB/RepB/Spo0J family partition protein: protein MSISIVDIPVSQLEPNPHNPRRDVGDVRELADSIRAQGIKQELLVTPSGDRDGRPMYRVVIGHRRLAAAKIAGLDMVPCRVEELSAREERELMLVENTQRVDLTPLEEADGYQGLLDLGVKVKEMAERTGRSMRLVRGRLRIASIPRSVREASPAFAQLSLSELEDIAEFDGDEKAQARLAAKAGSDDFEWQRNQLRRERDRREWVEAARLWAESNDLPMLPDNLKPEDMWANPTGYERQRRFAQDYPGPFSKQWRDWQAEGAHPGVVIRFFDDSGSVVAYTPAKKTAEEREDGKAEAKRRMERERRHGVRELAQASAELRCEWIRTTVPVLKADVLRDMTERLTLLELMGAGDSMRGTSLDPNGWMRMVKAYSLFARPLPVVDEDPEHGVYTLNIAENAAELRRRQSVPSRRGVELLLLLLARREGAIDTDTWDREAYQCDLKGLNAYYEVLESAGYAVSDAERKGLEQ, encoded by the coding sequence ATGTCGATATCCATAGTGGACATTCCCGTCTCCCAACTGGAGCCGAACCCGCATAATCCGCGCAGGGACGTGGGCGACGTAAGGGAGCTGGCGGACAGCATCAGGGCGCAGGGCATCAAACAGGAGCTGCTGGTCACCCCGTCCGGCGACCGGGACGGCAGGCCCATGTACCGCGTGGTCATCGGGCATCGCAGGCTCGCGGCCGCGAAGATTGCCGGCCTGGACATGGTGCCGTGCCGCGTGGAGGAGCTGTCGGCGCGCGAGGAACGCGAGCTGATGCTCGTGGAGAACACGCAGCGCGTGGACCTGACCCCGTTGGAGGAGGCCGACGGCTATCAGGGGCTCCTGGACTTGGGTGTGAAGGTCAAGGAGATGGCCGAACGCACCGGGCGCAGCATGAGACTGGTGCGCGGCCGGCTGAGAATAGCGTCCATCCCCCGATCGGTGCGCGAGGCGTCGCCCGCGTTCGCGCAACTGTCGCTCTCCGAGTTGGAGGACATCGCGGAATTCGACGGCGACGAGAAGGCGCAGGCCAGGCTCGCCGCCAAGGCCGGTTCCGATGATTTCGAATGGCAGCGCAATCAGCTGCGCCGCGAACGCGACCGGCGCGAATGGGTGGAGGCCGCGCGCCTGTGGGCCGAAAGCAACGATCTGCCCATGCTGCCCGACAACCTCAAACCGGAGGACATGTGGGCGAACCCGACAGGCTACGAGAGGCAGCGGCGTTTCGCCCAGGATTATCCCGGCCCGTTCTCCAAGCAGTGGAGGGACTGGCAGGCCGAGGGCGCGCATCCCGGAGTGGTCATCCGCTTCTTCGACGACTCGGGAAGCGTCGTGGCCTACACGCCGGCGAAGAAGACAGCCGAGGAGAGGGAAGACGGGAAGGCCGAGGCGAAACGCCGGATGGAACGGGAGCGCCGCCACGGGGTGCGGGAGCTCGCCCAGGCGTCGGCCGAACTGCGCTGCGAATGGATCCGAACAACCGTTCCCGTGTTGAAGGCGGACGTGCTGCGCGACATGACGGAACGCCTGACCCTGTTGGAGCTGATGGGTGCCGGCGATTCGATGAGAGGCACGAGCCTGGACCCGAACGGGTGGATGCGCATGGTCAAGGCGTACTCCCTGTTCGCCAGACCGTTGCCGGTAGTGGACGAGGACCCGGAGCATGGCGTGTACACGCTCAACATCGCCGAAAACGCGGCGGAACTGCGCCGCCGCCAGTCGGTTCCCTCCCGTCGGGGCGTGGAGCTTCTGCTCCTGCTGCTGGCCCGCCGCGAGGGCGCGATAGACACGGACACGTGGGACCGTGAGGCCTACCAGTGCGACCTCAAGGGTTTGAACGCCTACTACGAGGTGCTGGAATCGGCCGGCTACGCGGTGTCGGACGCGGAGAGGAAGGGGCTGGAGCAGTGA
- a CDS encoding tyrosine-type recombinase/integrase, giving the protein MANVTRYKTSKGETRYRVRYRKPDGTQTDKRGFKRKIDAENWAAKRVTTAKAEGTYIDPQAGKATVGELGPAWLAKKKLSTKPSHYRTLEGAWEKWVKPEWGNTPVSAVTRETTQQWVTGISQGKTVKDERGNEIVLAKPRSASVVLRAHGVLAGILDDAKKDRRIPDNPARGIELPRKRRKKHVYLTAEQLDRLAGSVTPWRRDLVLVLGLCGMRWGELIPLRVMDVDLEKHRIYIGVSAPMVGGVIIPDDTKTYKARAIMYPVVLDPIMRRLCADRKPGDLLFEQPGREGMMIREWGNASRDDGWLSVGLRRAGIPGHLTIHDLRHTAASLMVRAGANVKAVQRQLGHKSAAMTLDVYADLFDDDLDELSERMGEMLARENVGKMWANEVSRAA; this is encoded by the coding sequence ATGGCGAACGTCACCAGATACAAGACCAGTAAGGGTGAAACCAGATACCGTGTGAGGTATCGCAAGCCGGACGGCACGCAGACTGACAAGCGTGGATTCAAGAGAAAAATCGATGCGGAGAATTGGGCGGCGAAAAGGGTCACCACAGCCAAGGCCGAGGGAACGTACATCGACCCGCAGGCCGGCAAGGCGACGGTGGGGGAGCTGGGGCCCGCCTGGCTGGCCAAGAAGAAGCTCAGCACCAAGCCCAGCCATTACCGTACCCTCGAAGGCGCATGGGAGAAGTGGGTGAAACCGGAATGGGGCAACACCCCGGTATCCGCAGTCACCCGCGAGACGACGCAACAATGGGTCACCGGAATCAGCCAGGGCAAGACCGTCAAGGACGAGCGGGGCAACGAGATAGTGCTCGCCAAACCCCGAAGCGCTAGCGTCGTCCTCCGCGCCCACGGCGTGCTCGCCGGAATATTGGACGACGCGAAGAAAGACCGGCGTATTCCGGACAATCCAGCGAGGGGCATCGAACTGCCACGCAAGCGCAGGAAGAAGCACGTGTATCTCACCGCCGAACAGCTTGACCGGCTGGCAGGCAGCGTCACCCCATGGAGACGAGACCTCGTCCTCGTGCTTGGACTATGCGGCATGCGATGGGGTGAACTCATACCCCTGAGGGTGATGGACGTCGATCTTGAAAAGCATCGTATATATATAGGAGTGAGCGCGCCGATGGTGGGCGGCGTCATCATCCCCGATGACACCAAGACCTACAAGGCCCGCGCCATCATGTACCCGGTCGTGCTGGACCCGATCATGCGCAGACTGTGCGCAGACCGGAAACCCGGCGACCTGTTATTTGAACAGCCGGGACGCGAGGGCATGATGATACGCGAGTGGGGTAATGCGAGCCGCGATGACGGTTGGCTGTCGGTCGGCCTGCGGCGTGCCGGCATACCCGGCCACCTCACAATCCATGACCTGAGGCATACGGCCGCGAGTCTCATGGTCAGAGCGGGCGCGAACGTGAAGGCCGTGCAACGGCAGTTGGGGCACAAGAGCGCGGCCATGACGTTGGACGTGTACGCCGACCTTTTCGATGATGATCTGGACGAGCTGTCGGAGCGCATGGGTGAGATGCTGGCGCGCGAGAATGTGGGCAAAATGTGGGCAAATGAGGTTTCGAGAGCCGCATAA
- a CDS encoding type I restriction endonuclease yields MRDSKRIKRHALGNPGIQKLAARQCSTRKVKHMEFEESVKSVAAKVADLKDSIETEEATKTAFIMPFIGQVLGYDVFNPTEVVPEFTADVGVKKGEKVDYALVLDEQVQILIECKKVGAQLSLENASQLYRYFATTRARIGVLTNGQVWNFYMDIDEPNRMDSKPFLVLDLLDIDETILPELKKLTKPAFDIESIASSAEELKYVGALKRAVSDEFKEPSDDFVKLLAAHVYDGAFRQTVMDKFRPLVEKALKRFLSDQVNDRLKTALGADDIKVGPAAEDETDDAADEQNDDTEDDGIVTTEEEIAAYRIIKAIACSEVDPARITMRDAKKYCAIFLDDNNRKPVARLFFNTKQKYIGLFDAEKKCERRPIDDLNGIYAFAEEIRSEVRRIES; encoded by the coding sequence ATGCGCGATAGCAAGAGAATTAAACGTCATGCCCTGGGTAATCCGGGCATACAAAAACTGGCTGCACGACAGTGCTCTACTAGAAAGGTGAAACATATGGAATTCGAGGAATCGGTCAAGAGCGTTGCGGCGAAAGTCGCAGACCTCAAAGACTCAATCGAGACGGAAGAAGCAACCAAAACTGCGTTCATCATGCCGTTCATCGGCCAAGTGCTCGGCTACGACGTGTTCAACCCCACGGAAGTGGTCCCCGAATTCACCGCCGACGTCGGCGTGAAGAAAGGCGAAAAAGTCGATTATGCCTTGGTGCTGGATGAGCAGGTGCAGATCCTCATTGAATGCAAAAAAGTAGGGGCACAGCTCTCTCTCGAAAACGCGAGCCAGCTATATCGGTATTTTGCCACTACACGCGCACGAATCGGCGTACTCACCAATGGCCAGGTATGGAATTTCTATATGGACATCGATGAGCCGAACCGCATGGATTCCAAGCCGTTCCTCGTGCTTGACCTGTTGGATATCGATGAAACCATATTGCCGGAACTAAAGAAGCTCACGAAACCGGCATTCGACATCGAATCAATCGCCAGCAGCGCGGAAGAACTGAAATACGTCGGCGCATTGAAACGGGCGGTTTCCGATGAATTCAAGGAGCCGTCCGACGACTTCGTGAAGCTGCTTGCGGCCCACGTCTATGACGGCGCATTCCGTCAGACTGTCATGGATAAGTTCAGGCCGCTCGTCGAAAAGGCGTTGAAAAGGTTCCTCTCCGATCAGGTCAACGACCGGCTGAAGACCGCATTGGGCGCAGACGACATCAAAGTCGGACCAGCCGCCGAAGACGAAACGGACGATGCCGCCGATGAACAGAACGACGACACCGAAGACGATGGCATCGTGACCACCGAAGAGGAGATTGCGGCATACCGAATTATAAAGGCCATTGCCTGCAGCGAGGTTGATCCAGCCCGAATCACCATGCGTGACGCAAAGAAGTATTGCGCGATTTTCCTTGATGACAACAATCGCAAGCCGGTCGCGCGCTTGTTCTTCAACACCAAGCAGAAATACATTGGACTCTTCGACGCAGAAAAGAAATGCGAGCGCCGGCCAATCGATGATCTTAATGGTATCTATGCCTTTGCTGAGGAAATTCGAAGCGAGGTCAGGCGGATCGAAAGCTGA
- a CDS encoding helix-turn-helix domain-containing protein has product MSIELVAKAKKTRLHGDSTAKLLLIVLADYANDEGMAWPSVKTMAEETEKSERSIQLLLRKLEQMRLIRKGDQKLVAKYAKGRRPVVYKLFPKAKKGETPVEATVERGETHCTPETGCTGETHFTRGVQPASPHG; this is encoded by the coding sequence GTGAGCATCGAACTGGTGGCGAAGGCCAAGAAGACCCGATTGCACGGGGACAGCACGGCGAAACTGCTGCTTATCGTGCTCGCGGATTACGCGAACGACGAGGGCATGGCGTGGCCGAGCGTGAAGACCATGGCGGAGGAGACGGAGAAGAGCGAGCGCAGCATCCAACTGCTGTTGAGGAAGCTCGAACAGATGCGTCTGATCCGCAAGGGGGACCAGAAACTCGTGGCCAAATACGCGAAGGGACGCCGACCGGTCGTCTACAAGCTGTTTCCGAAGGCCAAAAAGGGCGAAACCCCAGTGGAAGCAACGGTTGAGAGGGGTGAAACCCATTGCACCCCTGAAACAGGTTGCACCGGTGAAACCCACTTCACCCGAGGGGTGCAACCCGCTTCACCCCACGGGTGA
- a CDS encoding helix-turn-helix domain-containing protein — protein sequence MTEKMAAFTDQVIQALENARLDAHMTVNELLKKSGLKRSSYFRKMRGDTELTTGDIDKLARALGRDPMLVLAEAAEQAQVQESINNILEMAAKRGDTEAEQEAYEEMP from the coding sequence ATGACCGAGAAAATGGCAGCATTCACCGACCAGGTAATTCAGGCGCTTGAAAACGCGCGCCTTGACGCGCATATGACAGTTAATGAGCTTTTGAAAAAATCAGGGCTAAAAAGATCCAGCTATTTCCGCAAAATGCGCGGAGACACAGAACTCACCACCGGCGACATAGACAAGCTCGCCAGGGCACTCGGGCGCGACCCCATGCTCGTATTGGCCGAAGCCGCAGAACAGGCGCAAGTGCAGGAGTCCATTAACAACATCTTGGAGATGGCGGCGAAACGTGGCGACACCGAAGCCGAACAGGAAGCCTACGAGGAGATGCCATGA
- a CDS encoding Fic family protein: protein MDYKSIRQTINMSRSTEKPTDAAQREYESRVNGWSTFRSGITFDGHEMFAVCFRELGTALDTVRELEGSVESLWNDLPNIAKRAYLFDLIGAEVQSTNTIEGVHTTRKEIADALESAAGEGPHKRLTEFAKLFLGLSGEDGEQLELPHELKDIRNIYDQVTDGEIADKDKPDGILFRKGTVSVWDDGNGRKLHDGAYPESEIQVQLTKWITLLTDSNIPPVLRAVMCHYAFEYVHPFYDGNGRTGRFLLALQLSKHLSVPTAISLSPVIADAKGQYYKAFDDAQFPLNCSDVSLFCYRMVKFIITAQKNIISDLGNKWGSLKAAYDKLNDYAEQKRLSGDQKDILLYLLQIELFDNNPQPASRKELCSFLEAGNTRLMSSINALLGLGLLQEHGKRPIRYSLSETAHRQFLQ, encoded by the coding sequence ATGGACTACAAAAGCATCCGGCAGACCATCAACATGTCCCGGTCCACGGAGAAACCCACGGACGCCGCCCAACGCGAATACGAGTCACGGGTCAACGGATGGTCCACGTTCCGTTCCGGAATCACGTTCGACGGACACGAGATGTTCGCCGTATGCTTCAGGGAACTCGGCACGGCCCTCGACACCGTGAGGGAACTCGAAGGAAGCGTCGAATCATTGTGGAACGACCTGCCGAACATCGCCAAACGGGCCTACCTGTTCGACCTCATCGGAGCCGAGGTGCAAAGCACCAACACCATCGAAGGCGTGCACACCACACGCAAGGAGATAGCCGACGCACTGGAATCGGCCGCGGGCGAGGGCCCCCACAAACGGCTGACCGAATTCGCGAAACTGTTCCTCGGACTGTCCGGAGAGGACGGCGAACAGCTCGAACTGCCCCACGAGCTCAAGGACATCAGGAACATCTACGACCAGGTCACCGACGGCGAGATAGCCGACAAGGACAAACCGGACGGCATACTGTTCCGAAAGGGAACGGTCTCCGTGTGGGACGACGGCAACGGGCGCAAACTCCACGACGGCGCATACCCCGAATCGGAGATCCAGGTGCAACTCACCAAATGGATAACCCTGCTCACCGACTCGAACATACCGCCGGTGCTCCGGGCCGTGATGTGCCACTACGCCTTCGAATACGTCCACCCGTTCTACGACGGCAACGGAAGGACGGGGCGATTCCTGCTGGCATTGCAGCTGAGCAAGCATCTGAGCGTGCCCACCGCGATATCGCTCAGCCCCGTCATAGCCGACGCCAAAGGTCAGTACTACAAGGCGTTCGACGACGCCCAGTTCCCGTTGAACTGCTCCGACGTGTCCCTGTTCTGCTACCGGATGGTGAAGTTCATCATCACCGCGCAGAAAAACATCATCTCCGATCTGGGGAACAAATGGGGCTCCCTGAAGGCCGCCTACGACAAGCTCAACGACTACGCCGAACAGAAACGCCTGTCCGGCGACCAGAAGGACATCCTGCTCTACCTGCTTCAGATTGAACTGTTCGACAACAACCCGCAACCGGCATCTCGCAAGGAACTGTGCTCGTTTCTCGAAGCCGGGAACACCAGGCTCATGAGCTCCATCAACGCGCTCCTCGGCCTCGGCCTCCTGCAGGAACACGGCAAACGGCCGATACGGTATTCATTGTCAGAAACGGCCCACAGGCAATTCCTGCAATAG